The Solirubrobacter pauli sequence AACGCGTTGAGCGCGCGGATCTCGTCCACGCCCAGGCGGCGACCGCCGCCCTGGTAGGCGAGGCTCGAGTCGACGAAGCGGTCCAGGATCACGGTGGTGTCCGCCTCGAGCAGCGGCTCGAGCCGCTCTGCGACGAGCTGCGCGCGGGCGGCCGCGTAGAGCAGCGCCTCGGCGCGCGGGTCGACGTGGAGTGAGGGATCTTGGACCAAGGTGCGGATGCGCTCGGAGAGCTCGACGCCGCCCGGCTCGCGCAGGACGGTCGCGTCGAGGTGCTCGGCCAGGCCGGCCACCAGCGTCGTCTTGCCGGCGCCGTCGAGGCCTTCGACCGTGATGAGCACGCAGGGGAGTGTGACGAGTGGGGTCGACGCCTCCTCATCCGTTTTCCCGCAGCGGCCGTTGCGCGGGCGGCGGCTTGTAGCCCACGAGCACCTGCACGCCGGCCGGCTGCCAGCGGCCGCCGCCGCGCAGCGTGGGTACGCCGGCGGCGTTGAGCGCGTCGGCGATGGCCTGCAGCGACAGCCCCCGTTCGCGCATGGCGACCACCCGCGCGCGCAGCTCGGGGACCTCGCGGAGGCCGGCGGCCAACCCGTCCCGCGCCCGGGCGGTGCCCCGTGCGCGCTTGTAGTCGTCGAGCTCCACCAGCGCCCCGGCGGTCAACCGGCCGGGCGGCAGGCTCGTGTCGAGCCACTCGTCGACCGCCATGACGAAGGCGTCGGCGTCGTTGATGCGCTCCAGCATCGGGGCGAGGTCCGCCGCCGAGTCGGCGATGTCGCTGAGGTGTCGCACGACGAATCCTCGGCTCTGGCCCGTGCTGATCCGGTCCATGACGTACGCCAGCCCGGGACGCTGGCTCGGCCGGCCGACCTGCGGCGCGTCGTGGATGACGCGCTCCAGGTGCCAGTCGCGGGCCTCGCACCAGGCGGCGATCGCCGCGGTGGCGGCGGCGACCTCCGCGCCCGCGTGCCGGTCCGCGACGACGTAGCCGAGGACGTCGCGCAAGCCCGTCGCCCTGGGCGGCTCTTGGGGGATCGAGGGCGTCGGGCGCTCGCGGCGCAGCCGCAGCGCGGCCAGCACCAGCGTCGCGACGGTCATGATCGCCAGGAGGATCGCGAGCCAGGCGTTGGTCGCCCCGGGCACGGGCGCGGCGGCGCGGACCGGCGCGGGGGAAGGCTCCGGAGCTCGCGTGACCGGCGTGCGGCGGCTGCGCAGCGCGGCGAGCGTGCCGGCGTCGACCGTGCCCGTCGGGCGGAGTCCGTGCTTGATCTGGAACCACGTGACGGCGCCGCGCGTGCGCGGACCGAACCGTCCGTCCACGCGGCCGACGCGATACCCGCGCCGGCGCAGCTCACGCTGCACGGCGCGGACCCGGCGCGACCCGCGTGCGGTGGCACCCGTGCCCATGGCGACCGGACCGGCCGACCATCCCCGCGGCCACGCGGGTTCCGTCACCGGCCGCGACGGCTCCGGCCGTTCGATGGCGCGCCCGCGCCAGCCGGTCTTCGGATCCGGCGTGCCGGCGGCCGCGACGGGCGGCGCCACCAGCAGCCCGGCGAGCGCTACGCCGAGCGTCCACTTCCGCGCACGAGGCGCGATGGGGCTGTCCAACATGTCATCTCCTGAAGTCGAGCGTGAATGGGGCTGGGGACTCGGAAGTCCTCAGCCGGGGCGCTCGGTCAGCGAGATGAAGGCGACGGGCCGCTTCAGCGGCGCAAGCAGGGGAAGGACGGTGAGCACGGCCGCACAGCCGAGCCCGGCGAGCGCGAGGAGGGCGATCGCGCCCGTCCCGGAGCCGGAGCCGGCCGCCGAGAACGCGCCGGAGCTCACGGCGGCGCCGGACGGCGTGGCATCGGACACGGTCGCGTCGGCGCGCCGGGCGGTCGAGGCCGCCGGGGCAACGGCGGACGGCACGTCGGCCGGTGCGGTGCGGACCGCCGTCGGAGCCGACCGTGCGAGGTGCGTCGACACGTGTCGCGGCGCGCCGGGAAGCGCCTGCGCAGCGACGCGGGGCGGCGCGAGGGCACGGGCCGGCGCGAGCACGGCACGTACCGCGCCTTCGCTGGGCCGGGCCGAGAGCGCGTCGCTCGTCGGCGGGGCGGGTTCGTTGCGCGTGGGATTGGCGACAGCGGCCGCGGAGATGGTCACGCGGTCGCGCGCCGGCTCCGTGCGCGCGGCGAAGGACGTCGGCTCCACGACTACGACCGACGTCGTCGGCTGAGTGCGAGCGACGCGGTCGGCGGGCCGCGCCACCGGGACCTGCGCGACCGGCCCGCTCGTCCCTCCGACGGGGCGAGCGGCGTCGCCGACCGGCGGGTCGGCCCCGGCGTCGACCCCGTTCGCGGTCGGCCGGGTGGCGTCGGCGACGACTTCGGTGACGGGGCGCGTGGTCGTGGCAACGACCTCGGTGACGGGGCGCGTGGTGGCCGCGAGGGTCTTGGTGATCGGACGGGCCGTTTCGGCGATGGCGTCGGTGACGGGGCGCGTGGTGTCGGCGACGGTCTTGGTGATCGGCCGGGCCGTTTCGGCGATGGCGTCGGTGACGGGGCGCGTGGTGTCGGCGACGGTCTTGGTGATCGGCCGGGCCGTTTCGGCGATGGCGTCGGTGACGGGGCGCGTGGTGTCGGCGACGGTCTTGGTGATCGGCCGGGCCGTCTCGGCGATGGCGCCGGTGACCGGGCGCGCGGCTTCGGCGACAGCCTTCGTGACCGGCTGCGTGGTTTGCTCGACCGTCTTGGTGACCGGCTGGGCCGTCTCGGCGGCGGCGTCGGTGATGGGGCGCGCGGTCTCGGCGACCGCCTCGGTGACGGTCCGCGCGGTGTCGGCGACGGCCTTTGTGGCCGGCTGCGTGGTTTCCTCGACCGTCTTGGTGACCGGCTGGGCCGGCTCGGCGACGGCGTCGGTGGCCGGGCGCGTCCCTTCAGCGACCGGCTCGGTCGCGGGTCGCGTGCTCTCGGTGACCGGTTCGGTCGTCGCGGGCGCCGGGCTCGGCGGGGCGACCGTCGGCGCCGGAGCCGCGGGCGCCTGCTCGACCGGCGCGGTGACGGCGTCGGTCGTGGCCTTCAGGGCATCGTCGAGCGTCGGCGTCTGGGCGGCGGCGAGCGGCGGCGCGGCCGCCGTCAGGAGCGGCGCGGTGAGGACGACGCAGAGCTTCGCGGCCAGACGCACTGGTATCCGTGTGCCCCGGTCGGCGCAGAACTTGCCTGCGAGCGCGCGTATACGCATCGAACGGTCAGGAATCCGGGTGTGCCGCGGCGGCGCCTAGGATCAACGGGGTGCTCGACCTCGCACACCATCCTCACGCCCAGGCCGTGCTCGGCGCGGCGCTCAGCGGCTCGCCCGCGCACGCGTACCTGCTGCACGGGCCGGCGGGCAGCGGCAAGCGCGATGTCGCGCGCCGGTTCGCCGGCGAGCTGCTGTCGCGCGGGGCGAAGGACCCCGACAACGTGAAGGTGCGGGCGGACCACGGGAGCCACCCGGACCTGACGTGGGTGTCGCCGAGCGGGGCGCACGAGATGCTGCGCCGCGACGTGGACGAGGCGGTCGTGGCCGCGGCGGCGCACACGCCGTTCGAGGCGCCGCACCGGATCTTCGTGCTCGAGCGGGTCGACGTGATGAACGACGAGGCCGCCAACGCGCTGCTGAAGACGTTGGAGGAGCCGCCGAGCTACGTCGTGCTGCTGCTGCTCACGGACCGGCCGACGCAGGTGCTGCCGACGATCGCGTCGCGCTGCCAGCCGGTGCGGTTCGACCCGCCGACCACCGACCAGCTCGCGCACACGCTCGAGATGAAGGGGATCGCGCCGGACACGGCGCAGGCGGCGGCGCGGCTCAGCCTCGGCGACGGCGAGAAGGCGCTCCGGCTCGCGCTCGGCGACGGCCCGCGGCTCCGCCAGGCCGCGGAGGAGTTCGCACGCGCCCCGCTCAACGGCACGGTGGGCGAGAAGCCGTGGCGCGCGCTGCTCGATCGCGCCAAGCAGGCGGGCGCGGACGCGAAGGCGGAGATCGAGGCGCAGCTCAAGGAAGAGCTGCAGTTCCTGCCCAAGAAGGAGCACAAACGGCGCGAGACCGAGTTCACCGAGCGTGCGCGCCGCGCCGACCGGCGGGCGGCGACGCAGGCGCTCGACCACGCGCTGCAGCTCGTCGGCCTGTGGTACCGGGACCTGGCGGTGCTGGAGGCGCAGGCGCCGGAGCTGGTGTTCCACTCCGACCGCCTGGGCACGCTCCAGCAGGACGCCGGCAAGCCGAAACTCCAGCAGGCGCAGGAGCTGGTCGACGACACGCGCTCGCGGCTCGTGCTCAACGTCTCCGAGGAGCTCGCCTGCGAGGCGCTCGCCTACCGGTTGGACGCCGTGCTCGCCTCCCGCTCACCGCGAGCCTGACGACCGAAGCGGCCGTCGACGGTCGTGTCGCCCGGCTCACCCTCCTCGTCGGCGCGACCGTAGAGGTAGTAGTAGGACCCGGCGACGAACACCGCCGCGCCGACCAGGTTGCCGAGGAAGGCGAAGATCCAGTTGTGGATCGCGTCCCACCAGGTGAGGTCCGGGACGCCGGCGAAGATCGCCGCGGGCAGGAAGAACATGTTCGCGATCACGTGGTCGAAGCCCATCGCCACGAACGCCATGATCGGGAAGAAGATGGCCAGGATCTTGCCCGCGACGTCATCGGCGGCCAACGACATCCACACGGCCAGGCAGACCAGCCAGTTGCAGCCGACCGCGCGCAGGAAGATCTGCCACTCGGTCTCCTCGATCCCCTTGGAGTGGGCGATCGCGCTCAGCCGCTCGAGCGGCAGGTCGGCGGTCAGCACGCCCGACTGGACGCCGAGGAAGTAGGCGACGAACAGCGAGCCGATCAGGTTCCCGAGCAGCACCCAGGTGAAGTTGCCGATCAGGTGGCTGAGCTTGATCTTGCCGCGGAACAGCGCGAGCGGGACGAGCGCCATGTTGCCGGTCAGCAGCTCTGAGCCGGCGATCACGACGAGCATCAGGCCGACGGTGAAGACGGCGCCGGTGAACAGCGTCGGGAGCGTGCCCCAGCGCTCGGGGTCGAGCCCGGAGGAGACCGTGATCGCGAGCAGGCCGCCGAAGGCGATGTAGGCGCCGGCGAGGAAGCCGGCGACCAACGCCTTGTTCGGCGCGAGCTTGGCCTTCTTGACGCCGGTGGCGGTTCCGGCGTCGGTGATCGCCTGCGGGTCCTTGACTGGCACGAGCGTCCTCCTGGCGTGAAGCGTTCTGCTGCGCCGGTCTACCCAAACCGCTGAAGATGTCAGTCGATCGGCCGATTTCCCTGGTCATGCGTATGCGTGAATTTCGGCGCGCAGGCCACACGCCTTCGCTCGTCGCGGCCCTCCTGCACTTCGACGTCTCGTTCGCGATCTGGGTGATCCTGGGCGCGCTCGGCGCCTACATCGCCGAGGACCTCGGCCTGAGCGCGGCCGAGAAGGGCGTGCTGGTAGCCGTCCCGCTGCTGTCGGCAGCCGTGTTCCGCGTCACGCTCGGCGTGCTCGCCGACCGCTTCGGCCCGCGCCGGATCGGCACGATCTCGATGACGATCGCGCTGCTGCCGCTGCTGTGGGGCTGGCTCGGCGCGACCTCGATGAACGAGCTGCTCGGCGTCGGCGTGCTGCTCGGCGTCGCCGGGGCGTCGTTCGCGATCTCGCTGCCGCTGGCGTCGCGCTGGTACCCGCCGCAGTACCAGGGCCTGGCGATGGGCATCGCCGGCGCGGGCAACTCCGGCACGTTCGCGTGCGCGCTGCTCGCCCCGCGGCTGGCCGAGCACGTCGGCTGGCACGCCGTGATGGGCCTCGCGCTCATCCCGGCCGCGGCAGTGCTGGTCGCGTTCCGCCTGCTCGCGAAGGAGCCGCCCGCGCCCGCGCAGCGGCTGACGCTGCCCGCCTTCGCGAGCCAGCTCGGCGAGAGCGACACGTGGAAGCTGTGCGCGCTGTACGCCGTCACGTTCGGCGGCTTCGTCGGCCTGTCGTCGTTCCTGCCGATCTTCTTCCACGACGAGTACGGCCTCTCGAAGGTCGACGCCGCTTCGCTGGCCGCCATCGGTGGCGCCGCGGGCTCGTTCGTGCGGCCGTTCGGCGGCCACCTGGCGGACCGCTTCGGCGGCACCCGCGTGCTGACCGTCGTCTACGGCGTCGCCGCGCCGCTGCTGCTCGCGCTGTCGACTGTGCCCTCGCTGGTCTGGGCGGGCGTCGGCTTCCCGGTCGTGATGGCCTTCCTCGGCCTCGGCAACGGCGCCACCTTCCAGCTCGTCGGCCTGCGCTTCCGGGCGCGGATCGGCGTCGTCACCGGGTTGGTCGGCGCGGCCGGCGGCCTGGGCGGGTTCATGCTCCCGATCGCGCTCGGCTCGCTGCACGACTCGTTCGGCAGCTACGGCGCCGGGCTCTCGCTCGTGTCCGGTGTCGTCTTCGTCGCCTTCGTCGGCGTGGCCGTGCTGCGGGTCGCCTGGCGTCGCGGCTGGGGCGCCACCGCCGAGGCGCCCGTGTGATCCGAACCGGGTGCCCATACTGCGGCGTCGGCTGCGGGCTCGTCGCGGAGGTCCGCGACGGCCGGCTGGCCGCTGTCCGCGGTGACGAGGCGCACCCGGTCAACGCGGGACGCACCTGCCGCAAGCCGCTGGAGCTTCCGGCCGCCGTGCATGCCGGCGACCGCGCGGTCACGCCGCTGCTGCGCGGCGGCACCGACGAGCGCTTCCACGAGGCGTCGTGGGACGAGGCGCTCGGCCACGTGGCGGAGCGCCTGCTCGCCTACCGGCCGGACGAGATCGCGTTCTACATCTCCGGCCAGCTCCTGACCGAGGACTACTACGCGGTCAACAAGCTCGCCAAGGGCTACCTGCGGACGAACAACGTCGACTCGAACTCGCGGCTGTGCATGTCCTCGGCCGTCGCCGCGTACGACGCCACCTTCGGCGCCGACGGCCCGCCGCCGGCGTACGACGACATCGAGCTCGCCTCGACGATCCTGCTGCTCGGCTCGAACACCTCCGCCTGCCACCCGATCCTGTGGGGCCGCATCCGCGCGGCGCAGCAGGCGGGCGCGACGCTGATCGTCGTCGACCCGCGGCGCACCGACGCCGCCGCGGTCGCCGACATCCACCTGCAGCTGCGGCCGGGCACGGACCTCGCGCTGCTGAACGCGTTCATCGCCGGGCACGAGCTCGCCGGCGCGTGGGATGCCGTCACGGCCGCGGAGGTGTGCGGCGTGCCGGCGGTGGCGATCGAACGCGCCGCCCGGGCGTTCGCGGACGCGCCCGCCTCGCTCGCGCTCTGGTCGATGGGCGCCAACCAGTCCGTCGAGGGCACCTCGATCAACCGTGCGCTGCTGAACCTGTGCGTCGTGACCGGCCAGATCGGCCGTCCCGGCGCCGGCCCACTGTCGCTGACCGGCCAGCCGAACGCGATGGGCGGGCGCGAGACGGGCGGGCTCGCGCACCTGCTCCCCGGCTACCGCAAGGTCGTGCGCGAGGATCACCGCGCGGAGGTCGAGGCGCACTGGGGGCTGCCCGCCGGCACGATCGACGCGCGCCCCGGCCTGCCCGCCACCGACCTGTTCGACGCGCTCGAGGACGGCCGCGTGAAGGCCGTCTGGATCTGCGCCACCAACCCCGCCGTCTCGATGCCGGACGCCGAGCGCGTCCGCCGAGCGCTGCGCAAGGCCGAGCTGGTGATCGTCCAGGACGCCTACCACCCGACCGAGACGGGCGCGCTCGCGCACGTCGTGCTGCCGTCGGCGCAGTGGCCGGAGAAGGCCGGCACGTCGGTGAGCTCCGAGCGCCGCATCCAGCTCATGCGCGCGGCCGTCGATCCGCCCGGCGAAGCGCTCGCCGACTGGCAGATCTTCGCCGGCGCGGCGCACCACATGGGCTTCGACGGCTTCGACTGGACCGACGCCGCCGCCGTCTACGACGAGTTCGCGGCGCTCACCGCCGGACGGCCGTGCGACCAGTCGGGCGTGTCGCACGCGCGGCTCGAGCACGGCTCGCTCCAGTGGCCCTGCCGCTCGCAGACCGACCCCGGCACCCAGCGCCTCTACACGGACGGCCGCTTCCCGACCGAGACCGGCAGGCCGAACCTGCAGCCCGCGCTGCCCGGCGACCCGGCCGACCCGCCGGACGCCGACCACCCGCTCGTCCTGACCACCGGCCGGATCGCGACCCACTGGCACACGCTCACCCGCACGGGGAAGGCGCGCGAGCTCGTCGCCGCCGAGCCCGAGCCGTTCGTCACGCTGCACCCGGACGACGCCCAGCGCGCCTGGGTGCAGGAGGGCGAGCTCGCGCAGGTCGTCTCCCGCCGCGGCGCGGTCAAGCTGCGCGTGCGCCTGGACGCGACGTTGCGCCCGGGGACCGCGTTCGCCCCGTTCCACTGGGGCGCGCTGCACGCGCCCGCGGGCCACGGCGGCGTCAACGACCTCACGCACCAGGCGACCGACCCCGTCTCGCGCCAGCCCGGCCTGAAGGCCACCGCCGTCCGCGTCGAGCCGGTCGCCGCGCGGCGCCGGCGCCGGACCCGGCACGTGCTGATCATCGGCGGCGGGCCGGCGGGTGTGAAGACCGCCGAGACGATCCTCGAGCACGGAGACGCGCGGATCACGATCGCCGGCGACGAGCGCGGCCGGCCGTACGACCGCGTCGGGCTCAGCGACCACCTGGCCGGGCACCGCGCGGCGACCGACCTCGACCTGCACCCGCAGCGCTGGTACCGCGAGCACGGCATCACGCTCTGCGGCACGGTCGTGGACGTCGACACCACCCTGCGCGTCGCCACCCTCGCGGACGGCACGCAGCTCGCGTACGACGCGCTCGTCTTCGCGACCGGCTCGCGCCCGCTCCTGCCGCCGATCGACGGCATCGAGCGGGCGACGCCGTTCCGCACCCGCCACGACGTGCGCACCATCCGCGGCCGCGCCAACGGCGCGCGGCGCGCGGTCGTGATCGGCGGCGGCCTGCTCGGCCTGGAGGCCGCGCGGGCGATCGCCAACCGCGGCATCGCGGTCACCGTCGTCCACCTCGCCGACCGCCTGATGGAGCGCCAGCTCGACGCGACCGCCGGGCGGATGCTCGAGCGCGCGCTGCGCGGCCAGGGGATCGACGTCCTGTGCTCGACCTCGACCACGCGCGTGCTCGACGGCGGCGTCGAGCTCGCCGACGGCACCACGATCGAGGCGCAGCTCGTGGTCGTCGCCGCGGGCGTCGTGCCGGAGGTGCTGCTGGCCGAGCGGATCGGGCTGGAGACCGACCGCGGCGTGCTGGTCGACGACTCGATGCGCACGAGCGTCCCGGGGGTCTGGGCGGTGGGCGAGTGCGCCGAGCACCGCGGCGTGACGGTCGGCCTCGTCGCGCCCGCGCTGGCCATGGCGCGCGCCGCCGGCGCCGACATCGCGGGCCAGCCCGCGGCCTACGTGCCCG is a genomic window containing:
- the tmk gene encoding dTMP kinase, with protein sequence MLITVEGLDGAGKTTLVAGLAEHLDATVLREPGGVELSERIRTLVQDPSLHVDPRAEALLYAAARAQLVAERLEPLLEADTTVILDRFVDSSLAYQGGGRRLGVDEIRALNAFGTAGLVPDRTLLLRVAPEVGLARIAGREADRLERAGGEFFARVAMTYDELAAAEPHRFVVLDAALPPDTVLAHAIEALT
- a CDS encoding peptidoglycan-binding protein, producing MLDSPIAPRARKWTLGVALAGLLVAPPVAAAGTPDPKTGWRGRAIERPEPSRPVTEPAWPRGWSAGPVAMGTGATARGSRRVRAVQRELRRRGYRVGRVDGRFGPRTRGAVTWFQIKHGLRPTGTVDAGTLAALRSRRTPVTRAPEPSPAPVRAAAPVPGATNAWLAILLAIMTVATLVLAALRLRRERPTPSIPQEPPRATGLRDVLGYVVADRHAGAEVAAATAAIAAWCEARDWHLERVIHDAPQVGRPSQRPGLAYVMDRISTGQSRGFVVRHLSDIADSAADLAPMLERINDADAFVMAVDEWLDTSLPPGRLTAGALVELDDYKRARGTARARDGLAAGLREVPELRARVVAMRERGLSLQAIADALNAAGVPTLRGGGRWQPAGVQVLVGYKPPPAQRPLRENG
- a CDS encoding ATP-binding protein, producing the protein MLDLAHHPHAQAVLGAALSGSPAHAYLLHGPAGSGKRDVARRFAGELLSRGAKDPDNVKVRADHGSHPDLTWVSPSGAHEMLRRDVDEAVVAAAAHTPFEAPHRIFVLERVDVMNDEAANALLKTLEEPPSYVVLLLLTDRPTQVLPTIASRCQPVRFDPPTTDQLAHTLEMKGIAPDTAQAAARLSLGDGEKALRLALGDGPRLRQAAEEFARAPLNGTVGEKPWRALLDRAKQAGADAKAEIEAQLKEELQFLPKKEHKRRETEFTERARRADRRAATQALDHALQLVGLWYRDLAVLEAQAPELVFHSDRLGTLQQDAGKPKLQQAQELVDDTRSRLVLNVSEELACEALAYRLDAVLASRSPRA
- a CDS encoding formate/nitrite transporter family protein — protein: MPVKDPQAITDAGTATGVKKAKLAPNKALVAGFLAGAYIAFGGLLAITVSSGLDPERWGTLPTLFTGAVFTVGLMLVVIAGSELLTGNMALVPLALFRGKIKLSHLIGNFTWVLLGNLIGSLFVAYFLGVQSGVLTADLPLERLSAIAHSKGIEETEWQIFLRAVGCNWLVCLAVWMSLAADDVAGKILAIFFPIMAFVAMGFDHVIANMFFLPAAIFAGVPDLTWWDAIHNWIFAFLGNLVGAAVFVAGSYYYLYGRADEEGEPGDTTVDGRFGRQARGEREASTASNR
- a CDS encoding MFS transporter gives rise to the protein MRMREFRRAGHTPSLVAALLHFDVSFAIWVILGALGAYIAEDLGLSAAEKGVLVAVPLLSAAVFRVTLGVLADRFGPRRIGTISMTIALLPLLWGWLGATSMNELLGVGVLLGVAGASFAISLPLASRWYPPQYQGLAMGIAGAGNSGTFACALLAPRLAEHVGWHAVMGLALIPAAAVLVAFRLLAKEPPAPAQRLTLPAFASQLGESDTWKLCALYAVTFGGFVGLSSFLPIFFHDEYGLSKVDAASLAAIGGAAGSFVRPFGGHLADRFGGTRVLTVVYGVAAPLLLALSTVPSLVWAGVGFPVVMAFLGLGNGATFQLVGLRFRARIGVVTGLVGAAGGLGGFMLPIALGSLHDSFGSYGAGLSLVSGVVFVAFVGVAVLRVAWRRGWGATAEAPV